The following proteins come from a genomic window of Daphnia carinata strain CSIRO-1 chromosome 8, CSIRO_AGI_Dcar_HiC_V3, whole genome shotgun sequence:
- the LOC130704091 gene encoding N-acetylneuraminate 9-O-acetyltransferase-like, protein MGDSRVRQQFYNFVVLIPDYDQIRQPIQNSRSFHDEMEITSNILKLRLSFKWRPLIDDNVTDTVRRWASSDSSERPHLLFLSIVVHHMLGTNGADHRLYEENFKKFAPELGRLANVSQVIWFNQYPVEELPEKIHDHNTYIHSEKIDNYNKAIRRLLESESSRIRIWDSSDPLAEEYIRSCAVLKRDEIVQVDRRSYLFKDAAFADCNDFIHTGYSALSQATNLLYNDICNDVMELH, encoded by the exons ATGGGTGACTCGAGAGTTCGTCAACAGTTTTACAACTTTGTTGTG TTGATTCCAGACTACGATCAAATAAGGCAGCCCATTCAAAATTCACGTTCGTTTCATGATGAGATGGAAATCACGAGCAACATTCTCAAACTGCGATTGTCGTTCAAATGGCGACCCCTCATTGATGACAATGTCACTGATACAGTTCGTCGATGGGCATCTTCTGACTCATCTGAACGGCCTCATCTCCTTTTTCTCA GTATAGTAGTACACCACATGCTGGGAACCAACGGCGCCGACCATCGACTGTACgaggaaaattttaaaaaattcgcTCCAGAGCTGGGCCGGTTAGCAAATGTGTCTCAAGTGATCTGGTTCAATCAATATCCAGTTGAGGAACTACCCGAGAAAATTCACGACCACAATACTTACATTCACTCAGAGAAGATAGACAACTACAACAAGGCCATTCGACGCCTGTTAGA GAGTGAAAGCAGTCGTATCCGCATATGGGATTCAAGTGATCCGTTAGCAGAAGAGTATATCCGCTCGTGTGCCGTCCTAAAACGCGACGAGATCGTTCAAGTCGATCGCCGTTCTTACCTGTTCAAAGATGCTGCCTTCGCAGATTGCAACGACTTTATTCACACGGGCTATTCAGCACTTTCACAAGCCACTAATCTTTTGTACAATGACATTTGCAATGATGTGATGGAATTGCATTGA